One region of Quercus lobata isolate SW786 chromosome 2, ValleyOak3.0 Primary Assembly, whole genome shotgun sequence genomic DNA includes:
- the LOC115976229 gene encoding bystin, translating into MGKNNNKRERHLNPQPFLSDNDSHAKRSKFKVPKPKSHHQSEKAEQEENEELISSTMSSKILKQALAQQKEIQDEANLQNPNSALLFAQEYVTPKGAAADDAQTDDDDIDGFDGFSETQSRFGADDEEIDEEDERVLEAFLAKDAAPQRTLADIIVEKLKQQDPISASETRPLPKLDSSIIDLYKGVGKLLSTYTAGKFPKAFKHIPAMKLWEDVLYLTEPDKWSPNAMYQATRIFASNLGVKKAERFYRLVLLPRVRDDIRKNKRLHFALYQSLKKSLYKPAAFFKGVLFPLCESGTCNLREAVIIGSILQKVSIPPLHSSVALLKLAEMNYCGTTSFFIKLLLEKKYALPYRVLDATVAHFMRFLEDSRLMPVIWHQSLLAFVQRYKNELQKEDKDNLRNLLEKQRHKLVTPEVLRELNNSRNRGEKEDDLMLISSPISVINRTIEEDRFDVPEVPMEED; encoded by the exons ATGGGGAAGAACAATAACAAGAGGGAGCGGCACCTGAATCCACAGCCTTTCTTATCAGACAATGACAGCCATGCTAAGCGATCCAAATTCAAAGTACCCAAGCCCAAATCGCACCACCAGTCGGAGAAGGCGGAGCAGGAGGAGAACGAGGAGCTCATATCCTCCACCATGAGTTCCAAGATTCTCAAACAAGCTTTGGCTCAGCAGAAAGAGATTCAGGACGAGGCCAACCTCCAAAACCCTAACAGCGCCTTGCTTTTCGCTCAAGAATATGTCACCCCCAAGGGCGCCGCCGCCGATGATGCTCAGACTGACGACGATGACATCGATGGCTTTGACGGCTTCTCTGAAACTCAGAGCCGATTTGGCGCCGATGAT GAGGAGATTGACGAAGAGGATGAGAGAGTGCTGGAGGCGTTTTTAGCAAAAGATGCAGCTCCTCAACGCACTCTTGCCGATATCATTGTTGAAAAACTCAAGCAGCAAGATCCAATTTCTGCTTCAG AAACTCGACCATTGCCTAAATTGGATAGTTCCATCATAGATTTATATAAAGG AGTTGGCAAGCTTCTTAGTACTTACACAGCAGGCAAATTCCCCAAAGCATTCAAGCACATCCCAGCAATGAAACTTTGGGAGGATGTCCTTTATCTAACTGAACCTGATAAATGGTCACCGAATGCAATGTACCAAGCCACAAGAATTTTCGCTTCTAATTTGGGTGTGAAGAAGGCCGAACGCTTCTACAGACTAGTGTTGCTCCCGCGGGTGAGAGATGATATTCGAAAGAATAAACGGCTTCATTTTGCTTTATATCAATCTTTGAAGAAGTCACTCTACAAACCTGCTGCATTCTTCAAAGGAGTACTGTTCCCTCTATGTGAG TCGGGGACGTGCAACCTCAGGGAAGCTGTCATTATCGGAAGCATTTTACAGAAGGTCTCCATTCCTCCGCTTCATTCAAG TGTTGCATTATTGAAACTTGCAGAGATGAATTATTGTGGTACAACAAG CTTTTTTATAAAGCTTCTTTTGGAGAAGAAGTATGCTTTGCCATATCGTGTACTTGATGCTACTGTTGCTCATTTTATGAGATTCCTTGAAGATAGCAGGTTGATGCCTGTAATATGGCATCAATCACTCCTTGCATTTGTGCAAAG GTATAAAAATGAACTCCAAAAGGAGGATAAAGATAACCTCAGAAATCTACTTGAAAAACAAAGGCACAAACTA GTTACTCCTGAAGTCCTTCGGGAGCTAAATAATAGTCGCAACCGTGGTGAAAAGGAGGATGATCTTATGTTAATat CCTCTCCTATTTCTGTGATCAATAGAACTATTGAAGAAGATAGGTTTGATGTTCCAGAGGTGCCTATGGAGGAGGATTGA